From Limibacter armeniacum, one genomic window encodes:
- a CDS encoding TolC family protein, with protein MENCIAQSELSLDEIIMLARDNSLSAQQAENRKDNRLGNYMKFKSNFYPQLSLNGALPDFSRSIDPVTQPDGTQKFIARKYANSFLRLSLNQTIAATGGQIYLESRINRIDNMSDETNGGTTSYSGQPLSIGFNQPIFTYNWLKWSKKIEPIRLEEAKKSYYEEMEWVAWKATDLYFNLMIQQINYRIADKNLKNSQNIRDKKAKKQRLSESDQLQMELNIMKAQRDVASARLNADNAMLNLKTFIGLPESEDDFKLSIPESIPEFEINSGQAVKYAKRNRQRFLSFKRRKIEAERDVAKAKAESNLDLYLSASFGLTQQSDYLEGIYQDPQDQQRLKLGFKIPVADFGRRKANLQTAIANQKLVESSVEQDRIKFEQEIVVLVSQFPVLISKVKITKKANEIASKRFRIAKWQYVNQKISSTDYDMALQEKDMATREYVKALKGYWMAYYDLRMKTLYDFEANRDMTSL; from the coding sequence ATGGAAAATTGTATAGCTCAGTCAGAACTTTCTCTGGATGAAATTATCATGCTTGCTCGTGATAACTCATTGTCTGCTCAACAGGCAGAAAACAGGAAAGACAATAGGCTAGGAAACTACATGAAGTTTAAATCCAATTTTTATCCTCAGCTTTCACTCAATGGAGCACTGCCTGACTTTAGTAGATCTATAGACCCTGTTACACAGCCAGATGGAACCCAGAAATTTATAGCTCGTAAATATGCTAATTCCTTTCTAAGACTAAGTCTTAACCAAACCATTGCTGCAACAGGAGGTCAAATTTATTTGGAATCCAGAATCAATAGGATTGATAACATGTCTGATGAAACAAATGGGGGAACTACTTCTTATTCGGGACAGCCGTTGAGTATTGGGTTTAACCAGCCTATATTCACTTATAACTGGCTGAAATGGAGTAAGAAAATAGAACCTATTCGTCTGGAGGAAGCCAAGAAGTCTTATTATGAAGAAATGGAGTGGGTAGCTTGGAAAGCAACCGATCTTTACTTCAATCTGATGATTCAACAAATCAACTACCGAATTGCAGATAAAAACCTTAAAAACAGTCAGAATATTAGAGATAAGAAGGCGAAAAAACAACGGCTTTCTGAGAGTGACCAGCTTCAGATGGAACTCAATATAATGAAAGCACAACGAGATGTGGCCTCAGCCAGACTGAATGCGGATAATGCCATGCTAAACCTGAAAACATTTATAGGACTGCCTGAATCTGAAGATGATTTTAAACTATCAATCCCAGAATCGATTCCTGAGTTTGAAATCAATTCTGGTCAAGCAGTTAAGTATGCTAAGCGGAATAGACAACGGTTTTTGAGTTTTAAGCGCCGTAAGATTGAAGCGGAAAGAGATGTGGCAAAAGCAAAAGCTGAGAGCAACTTGGATCTTTACTTATCGGCTAGCTTTGGACTTACACAACAGTCGGATTATCTTGAAGGTATATATCAGGATCCACAAGATCAGCAGCGATTAAAACTAGGGTTTAAGATTCCAGTAGCTGATTTTGGAAGAAGAAAAGCCAATCTTCAGACCGCAATTGCTAATCAAAAATTGGTAGAGAGTAGTGTGGAGCAGGATCGAATAAAGTTTGAGCAGGAAATTGTAGTGCTAGTCAGTCAGTTTCCAGTGTTGATTAGTAAGGTTAAGATTACTAAAAAAGCCAATGAGATAGCTTCTAAAAGGTTTCGAATTGCTAAATGGCAGTATGTAAACCAAAAAATTTCCTCTACAGATTACGATATGGCCTTACAGGAAAAAGATATGGCCACAAGAGAGTATGTCAAGGCACTAAAAGGTTATTGGATGGCCTACTATGACCTTCGTATGAAAACCCTGTATGATTTTGAAGCCAATAGGGATATGACCAGTCTGTAA
- a CDS encoding Ig-like domain-containing protein — MSCGRESDETAQPNDQPKASDNTLTVLENSNAGSDNQIDVSENDKIGNDGGAEDNYNLATIALNGIVTEIKDGIFEYIPNADFSGSDSFTYTLSDKDGDQDNAKVSVTVTPVEDGLTAEDFENIDPTLPSFVSLDNTTPEGKKWVKFEEMSDEFETWDGTKWFKSTWNYPAPVFMSKSADNSGVTDGHLWIRATLNESNVEDRWFQTARIHSRTKTSYPMYTEARVKAAYISAFTTYWLNNGNSTDRDEIDIIENNPKPSCDCQPDFPLRMNSQYFHADANEQPVVIRDEDNYMNTNLSDANPLKGVKWNDDYHTFGVWWKDEKHIQFYLDGEPAGSVEVGHDRSGQTYENRYFTRDLEIIFDLWTNEANWLGGLPEKTELSNAINSTMLVDWVRTWKLEDK; from the coding sequence ATGAGTTGTGGAAGAGAAAGCGATGAGACGGCACAACCTAACGATCAGCCAAAAGCTTCTGACAATACCTTGACAGTACTGGAAAACAGTAATGCTGGTTCTGACAATCAGATTGATGTATCCGAAAATGACAAAATCGGGAATGATGGCGGAGCAGAAGACAACTACAACCTAGCAACAATTGCTCTCAATGGTATCGTAACTGAGATCAAGGACGGCATATTTGAATACATTCCGAATGCTGATTTCAGTGGTTCAGATAGTTTCACCTATACTTTATCGGATAAAGATGGTGATCAGGATAATGCCAAAGTAAGTGTGACAGTAACTCCTGTTGAGGATGGTTTGACTGCTGAAGACTTTGAAAATATTGACCCTACCCTACCTTCATTTGTATCTTTGGATAATACCACACCGGAAGGAAAAAAATGGGTGAAATTTGAAGAGATGTCAGATGAGTTTGAGACTTGGGATGGGACAAAATGGTTTAAGTCAACTTGGAATTATCCGGCACCTGTATTCATGTCAAAATCAGCTGATAATTCAGGTGTAACGGATGGGCACCTTTGGATCAGGGCTACCCTGAATGAAAGCAATGTGGAAGACAGATGGTTTCAGACAGCCCGCATCCATTCCCGTACCAAAACAAGTTATCCTATGTACACAGAGGCTAGGGTGAAAGCCGCTTATATTTCTGCATTTACAACCTATTGGCTGAACAATGGCAATTCAACAGACAGAGATGAGATTGATATTATTGAAAACAATCCGAAACCATCCTGCGATTGCCAACCTGATTTTCCATTGCGTATGAATTCACAGTATTTTCATGCTGATGCCAATGAACAACCTGTTGTGATCAGAGATGAGGATAATTACATGAATACCAACTTATCGGATGCTAATCCTTTGAAAGGTGTCAAATGGAATGATGATTACCATACTTTTGGCGTCTGGTGGAAAGATGAGAAACATATTCAGTTTTACCTGGATGGCGAGCCTGCTGGCAGTGTGGAAGTCGGGCATGACCGTTCTGGGCAAACGTACGAAAACCGTTACTTTACCAGAGATTTGGAAATCATCTTTGACCTATGGACCAATGAGGCAAACTGGTTGGGTGGATTACCAGAAAAAACTGAATTGAGTAATGCCATCAACAGTACCATGCTTGTGGACTGGGTTAGAACTTGGAAACTGGAAGACAAGTAA